In the Brettanomyces nanus chromosome 1, complete sequence genome, TGAAAGGTattccttcaacttatGATAAGGACATGcaagaagataaagagcCTTTATTTGATGCCATGACTACTGTTGAGCATTCCATTTTGATTGCTACCGGTGTTATATCTACGTTGAAGGCTAACAATCGGGACATGGAAGCAGCATTAAGTATGGACATGTTGGCCACAGATTTAGCAGATTACTTGGTTCTTAAGGGAGTTCCATTTAGAGAGACTCATTATATATCGGGTGAATGTGTTCGtgcagcagaagaaagcCATCTTTCTGGTATCgatcaactttctttggatcaGTTCCAAAAGATTGATAAGAGATTTGGTCCAGATGTCTTTCAAACCTTCGATTTCGAGAGAAGtgttgaaaagagagatgcAACCGGAGGAACTGCGAAGATTGCTGTTCTCAAACAGTTACATCAGCTCCAGCAATATCTCTCCTAAGTAGAGTTTTCTCTTCGTATTATCTCGTCCAAATCCACAACTATATCTGTAGGCGAATTCACTTTATACCTGATCATGCATTCGCTCATTGTTCTTGGTTTACTGTTCTGCATAGCCACTGTATTATCGAAGTTCGCATAAAGGTCAAAGTTCTCTGGCGGGTTAATGCCTTTTGATAaatcttcaatttcctcGTTGGGCTTTTCATTAGTTAAGCTAAGAACACTATGGGATCGTCTATGGCGTTTGAAAGAATTTTCCGTTGAAGTTGGCGACTGTTCGATCGATGGGGGAGGTGAGAAAACATCGGTGCACTCTTGATCAGAGACACTCGACGTTGAATTGTCTCTCCGATGAAAATCTATGGTATCTAAATAGGATAGGGTAGGACTACCTATGTTCGATTCATCCAGTTCAGGAAATTTATAGTCATCCAGCATTATCAAGACTTTTTCAACACCTAAGCTCATCACTACGATTCATACTGAGGTCAGACCCTTATATATAAAACCACTCTAGGCTCCAGCAGATAATAATTTCGAAATGGAACTAACCAATTTAGCTATATCCCATTGCACAGAAAATGGTAATGACATATGATCCAATCATCCTATTGGTTGTGAGGATCACACTTCAAATGGTTTTAATTTTATTATTTGTATTTCCGATCCTTATAAGCCAATATTGGTTCGGACCCGGACCCTGTTGTGATAATCTTCTCCCTACAAAGCATCTACACTTTAAGCACTTTAAGCACCTTAAACCTTTCAAGTCAGTCAAAAATTGGGTAATGATACTCGTCATGATAATAAATTCCGATTGGTGCACAGCAAAACTTTTGTCATCATATTGAAAGGTCTATGGTACATTCTACTGAATATACTCGGAGTATTCGGCTACTCCGTCCACAGCAACTCAACCAATTTCCCTTACTTTTTGATAGATATCATATATCTGTgtcaaaaagaaaagaaaagaaaagtttcTGACTAGTTCAAAAACAGAAAACTATGCACTACCCAGCAATCCTGAGGAAATTGATATCAATTTATAGGAATTTCCACTTTTCAccaaacttttcactaaacttttcactgaaaattttttcctaCTAACAAATTGTCTATTATTTCCCACGGCTGTAACCAGACTAAGAACCCAGATACCGGCTAAAATATGCCTTTAATTACACAGAGATTACCGGGGGAATTAAGTAGGTGGTGTCTCTACCCTCTTTTTGGTACCCTTAATACTCTCTTCTCCTGTACTCCATAACTCTTGTAATAAGAAATTTGCCACGTCTGGGTCACTCAAATACTGAGTATGCGATCCTAATGCGTTGACAATGTCAATTTCAAAGTAGCTTTGCGGCAATGAGTAGTCGATACGTCCATTTTTGTTGAGACTGCGCATCATATTCTGAGCCACCTGAGGTAAttcaatctccttttcttcactttcagCTGCTTCTGTGGCTGTTTGTAGTGCCTTTTCATACTGGGAGTCCAACCCGGTCATCTTAACGACCGATTTTACCATGTCACTGTTTAAAATTCCGGCTGGGAAGTTACTAAGTGATTGGATCTTGGAATAGATAAAGTTTCTATTAGCAAATTCAACAGATTTTGGCTCGTATTTGGCCATCGTCGTATGAACCAATGGTTCTATTCTGTATGCAACAATATCCGTAGGATAAAATATATTGTAGACGTTACGGACCTTTGGAGATAACGTAGGGCCAGAAATCAAGGAGAGAGGATCATCTGCAGTAGCTTCAAAGCGATCTCTGGGTCTAATAttctgtctcttcatcaacttgaatACTCCGTTGGGCGATCCCATTCCAAAGTAGTTTTCTACAGGGAATTTGAGATGGATACTAGGATCgaaatcctcttctttcggTGGAGTTAGTGGCTGCGAGCAGAGTACATCCAATGCAATAACAGAGCCTAAAGAATGGCCGCAAAGTGACACTTTACCCTTGAAATTAGGATGCCTTTCCATATATTTGTCATAGAGACCGTTGGCAGATCTTATCACGCTGTCAAGgatctgcttcttgaaCGAGGGCTCGTAATAGAGCAAAAGATCAAGCACTACATCGGCTGCAAGTGTTCTCAAAGATGTTACACCGTCAATCTTGAGCTCGCTTAGTTTTGGAAGCTTAAGAGACCCGTCTTCTGCAAATCCATCGTATACATGATCCCAAGAAAAATCTATATCGTATCTCCAAACGATTGGAAGCACTTGAACTTTACAGTTGCGTACGGTCGTGCTGGACAGGTCTGTACCGGAAGGATATGCTAGTTTGCCGTACTTTTCGGGGTCATTTTTGAACAATGTTTTCAATAGACGTCTCAAATTGCTGCAATCGTGGGCAAAATTGACACCAGAGAACTTTGAGCTGAGCGATTGACCGATTCCATGAACGCAAAGAATCAAGTGATCCACTTCTCGATCACCTGAGTTTTCAATTAGGCTTGGATCATTGGCAAAGTCACCTTCCATATCCTTCTGGAACCGTTCGTTGGAAAATTCGTAGTCCAACGTCTTTTTAAGCGATTGCACCATCTCCATGGCACTGCTAAGAGTCTCGGGAATGGCAGCTTCTGTGGTCTTCACCGATTTCGTGTCCTGCTtattctcctcctctttaTTTTGTGCTTCACTgttatcctcatcaacacCTCGTGTCAAGCAATAGCAGCCCATAATACCCTTCTTGAGTGACTTGGCAAACGCATCTACAAATATCTTACGTGATCCTGTTTCCGGGTCAAAAAGTACAGCATTATGGCCGTCAATAAAAACAGCAGCTTTGGCATTACAGCACAAATCCGGAGGATCCTGGAAAGGCCAATCTTTGCCAGTTCGCTTCTTGTACAGATCAGTCTCAGGAACTATAAGACAATCAGATTCGTAGCATGCAGAAAGTTCCTGTCCACTACCTTCGTCGGCATCCACAACAG is a window encoding:
- a CDS encoding uncharacterized protein (BUSCO:EOG09340MQZ~EggNog:ENOG41); translation: MPQPPTILFYRLYSVKAPRLNVRWFYATDIPTTKPTVKTYIQKHRARNFLPFSELDSRCIETQFQKYKASGGDTRYQLVPVHEDQLFDCDLKARQLRPAYWSGPSYEIRRGTWFVDGSPVSESIADQLERAYSKIKPYDRVSVVDADEGSGQELSACYESDCLIVPETDLYKKRTGKDWPFQDPPDLCCNAKAAVFIDGHNAVLFDPETGSRKIFVDAFAKSLKKGIMGCYCLTRGVDEDNSEAQNKEEENKQDTKSVKTTEAAIPETLSSAMEMVQSLKKTLDYEFSNERFQKDMEGDFANDPSLIENSGDREVDHLILCVHGIGQSLSSKFSGVNFAHDCSNLRRLLKTLFKNDPEKYGKLAYPSGTDLSSTTVRNCKVQVLPIVWRYDIDFSWDHVYDGFAEDGSLKLPKLSELKIDGVTSLRTLAADVVLDLLLYYEPSFKKQILDSVIRSANGLYDKYMERHPNFKGKVSLCGHSLGSVIALDVLCSQPLTPPKEEDFDPSIHLKFPVENYFGMGSPNGVFKLMKRQNIRPRDRFEATADDPLSLISGPTLSPKVRNVYNIFYPTDIVAYRIEPLVHTTMAKYEPKSVEFANRNFIYSKIQSLSNFPAGILNSDMVKSVVKMTGLDSQYEKALQTATEAAESEEKEIELPQVAQNMMRSLNKNGRIDYSLPQSYFEIDIVNALGSHTQYLSDPDVANFLLQELWSTGEESIKGTKKRVETPPT